The nucleotide window GGCCCGACGCGGGTGAACGCGGGCCTCGTCGGCGGCGGCACCGCGACGAACATCATCCCCGAGGAGTCGCACATCGAGGGCGAGCTTCGGGGCCAGACGACCGAACTCGCCGAGTACATGTCCGACCACGCGGACCGGATCCTGAAATCGGCCGCGGAGATGCACGACTGCGAGGTCGAGGTGTCGACGCTCGGCGAGGCCCCCAGCGCGACGAGCGACGACGCGCTCGCCGGGCTCGTCCGGGAGTCCGCGGGCGACGTCGCGGGCGTCACGAGTATCGTCGACAGCGACGACCTCGGCGGCTCCGAGGACGCGACGTACCTGATGAACCGCGTCCAAGAGCGCGGCGGACTCGCCTGCTACCTCGGCGTCGGCACCGACCACCCGGGCGGCCACCACACCAGCGACTTCGACGTCGTCGAGGACGACATCGCGATCGGCATCGACGTGATCGCCGGTGCGATCCGGCGCGTGGCCGAGACGCGGCCGTAACGGGACCGAGCGCCGATATCGTTATTTAACCTGGACCGGTCAGCGGCACCGATCGCTTATACCTGAACATGGCGGTTGGCGCGCGCCTGCGAGCGGTCGCCTGTGGCGACCGCGAGACAGCGCCGCGCGAGGGAGTCGGCGGCGACCGGCGGGAGCCGCCGACGAGGCTGGGGAGGCGTGAGGTGCTGTGCGGAGCGGTGCGGGGTGGGACTCGAAGGGGCAGTCGCCGGCGGCGAAGCCGCCGGCTGCCCGAGGCGCGTAGCGCCTCGCTGCCGCGAGGACGGCGCACGCTCGCTGCGGTCCTCACTCGGTCGCTACCGCTCCCTCGTTGCGGTCCTTACTTCGCCTGCGCCGTCCTCGCGGCTGGGGCTTCGGTGGCGTCTGTGTCTGTCTGTGATTTATAAGCAGTGGCTCTGTTGAGATCCTATTCTTCAGGCAGTTTCTCGTCTGAAACAGCCGGGCGATGAGACTGCGTATTGAGCGATAAGCCACTAATGTGTGTCAAGAATCAGTGAGAGCGTGTATTTAATAGAATACGAGAATTGAGCCATCACATGGAATTAGTCAGTATATTAAAACGCTGGAAGGTGGCGGTTTCTCTCCTCGCAGTATGTATTGTCTGGATTTTTCTTGGGGTTAGTAATGGAGGATCCTCTATTCCAGACGCGCCTTACGAGGTCGCTCTCCTCGTGATGTTTCTCCTCACAGTTGGGATGCTGATTCACGAGGTACGACAGTCAACATCGGCCTGAGAAGCACTTCCTCTGTATTGACCGCAGGGGGACAGAACCTATCACCTTTTAAGAATTTCAACAGAGCCTAACCAGTCACTACGCCGTACAGCTGAGCACCCAGAATTTCGCCGACGTTCACTGATCGCCCGCAGTCGACTCAGAACGTCAGGTGCGAACTCGACGACGGTCCCTCGTCGTCGCCGTCGTCGTCCGGTAACCCCTCGTAGAGGTACGTGAGGTCGTCGTCGGTGAGGAACACCGCGCCGTCGCGGACCGCCACGTCGATCTCCCGCAGCGTCGTCCCCGCGGCCTCGCCGTTGTCGCAGGAGCCGTCGCAGGCGTCGAACGCCGATCCGTGCTTCGGACAGACGACGGACCCGCCGCGGGTGACCGCGCCGACCGCCTCGCGGTGGAGCCGCTGGTCTTCGTGGGTACAGCGGTTGATCCACGCCCGAACCGCTCGATCCAAACGCTCCGCCTCACCGCCCGGCTCGTCCGCGCAGGGCACGAGGAACACCTCGCGGTCGGCGTCGCCCTCGCGGGCCGTGAACGCCCACGATCCCTGCTCGCGAACGGTCTCGACGGTCGTGAGTCGGTAGTCGCTCATGCGGCGAGTCGGCGGTCACTCATGCGGTGAGTCGCGGTCGGTCGGCGTCTCAGTACTTCGCGTCCGCGCCGGTCGTCTCGTACACGCGGTCCATGATGCCGTCGCGCTCGCGGGTCCAGTTCGCCATCGCGGCGGGGCTGGTCGGGTACTCGTCGTAGTGGCCAATCAGCTCGTCCGCCAGCGACTTCGTCTGGTAGAAGTTCCGGATCGTCCCCCAGTAGCCGAAGCTCTTGACCGCGGCCTTCACCTTCAGCCCGAAGGACATCGAGGTCGACCCCTCGTAGAGCGCCTCCGCGAGCTTCTCGCCCGGCAGCGACGCGAGCAGGCCCATCAGGTCGTCGACGTCGACCGCGGTCGAGAGGACGTTGTACACGTCGAGGCCGGCGTACCGGCCGCCGAAGTGGTCCATCACGCGGGTGTTGTACCGCCAGAGGTTCTCCTCGCTCACGTCGCCGTCGGAGACCGCCTTCACGGCCTGCTCGCCGGCGTACTTGCCCGCGTACGCCGCGCCCGCAATTCCGCCCCCGGTCGTCGGGTTCACGTGGCCCGCGGCGTCGCCAACCGCCATGTAGCCCGGCGCGACCGCCGAGTCGTAGGGGCGTCGGGTTGGCAGCGCGGCCCCGAGCTTGTCCGTGACCTCCGCGCCCTCGAACTCGGGGCGGTCCCGGAGGTCCTTCTTCAGCGACTCGACCAGCTGCATCGGCTCCTCGTTCATCTGGAAGCCGAGCCCGGCGTTGATCTCAGTCGCGGTCCGCGGGAAGTACCAGAGGTAGCCCGCGGCGCGGTCGGTCGCCTTGAAGACGAGGGCGTCGTCCCACTCGACCGGCTCCGGCACCTCGACGACCTCGCGGTACGCGGAACAGAACTGCGAGTAGCGAACGTTCGTGTCGAAGGTCGTCCCCTCGAAGTCGACCTTGTCCTGGAGCAGCGAGAGCGACCCCGCGCCGTCGATGACGACGTCGGCCGCGTATGTTACCGGGTCGCCCTTTCGCACCGCCCGCAGCCCCGTGACGCGGCCCGTCTCGTCTTGGACCACGTCGTTGATGACGGTGTCGTAGTGGAACTCTACCCCGGCTTCCTCGGCAGCGGCGATTATCTGGCGGCCGTACTCCCAGCGGTCGATGACGGCGAGTTCGCCGGGGACGGGGATCTCCAGAACCGTGTCCTCTTGGGGGATCTCGAAGCGACCGTGGTCGACGCCGGTGTTCGTGAACGCCGGCTCCAGCCGGTCTTTCGGGATCGCCTCGGGGAACGCGTCCGCGCCCTTCAGGGCGTCGCCGCAGGCGATGTGGCCGGCCTCCTCCGCGTCCTTTCGCTCGACGATGACGACGTCGAGCCCCTCGTTCGCGATCGTCGCGGCGGCGTAACAGCCGGCGGTCCCGGCCCCCGCCACGACGACGTCGTACTCGTCGATATCCATTACCGGAGCGTGTCGTGCGCCCGGCAAAACTCTTTGCTCCCATTTCGGTCGTATTCGAGAGAACGAATTTCGGATCCGGACGTGGTATCGTCGCTGACGAGTCCTGTTGAACGGGAGGACCACAACGCGGATCGGACGCCCTACTCTTCGGTCTCGTAGTGTTCCCCCGCGGCCTCGGGGATCTGGGTCCGGCCGACCAAGGCGAGCACGACGATCACGACGACGTACGGGATGGTCTGGACCAGCGTGTCCGGGAC belongs to Halorubrum sp. DM2 and includes:
- a CDS encoding Rieske 2Fe-2S domain-containing protein, coding for MSDYRLTTVETVREQGSWAFTAREGDADREVFLVPCADEPGGEAERLDRAVRAWINRCTHEDQRLHREAVGAVTRGGSVVCPKHGSAFDACDGSCDNGEAAGTTLREIDVAVRDGAVFLTDDDLTYLYEGLPDDDGDDEGPSSSSHLTF
- a CDS encoding geranylgeranyl reductase family protein codes for the protein MDIDEYDVVVAGAGTAGCYAAATIANEGLDVVIVERKDAEEAGHIACGDALKGADAFPEAIPKDRLEPAFTNTGVDHGRFEIPQEDTVLEIPVPGELAVIDRWEYGRQIIAAAEEAGVEFHYDTVINDVVQDETGRVTGLRAVRKGDPVTYAADVVIDGAGSLSLLQDKVDFEGTTFDTNVRYSQFCSAYREVVEVPEPVEWDDALVFKATDRAAGYLWYFPRTATEINAGLGFQMNEEPMQLVESLKKDLRDRPEFEGAEVTDKLGAALPTRRPYDSAVAPGYMAVGDAAGHVNPTTGGGIAGAAYAGKYAGEQAVKAVSDGDVSEENLWRYNTRVMDHFGGRYAGLDVYNVLSTAVDVDDLMGLLASLPGEKLAEALYEGSTSMSFGLKVKAAVKSFGYWGTIRNFYQTKSLADELIGHYDEYPTSPAAMANWTRERDGIMDRVYETTGADAKY